From the Candidatus Zixiibacteriota bacterium genome, the window CCTCGAGGCTCTTGAGCTTGCTCAGAACCTCCGGCGCCAGGTATTTGCTATGCGATTGATCCGCCATGTAGGGATTATACGCAACCGCCGGGCGCTGCGCCCAGCGGTTTTGAGGTTACGCGAAAACGAATTTCCATGAAGATGGAGACAGCGGCGGCTAATGGTGCGCATGCACAATGGCGTGCCCGCGGCCGCGCGCGATCAGCCAGCGATTCACCGGGAACGCCGCCGCGCCCGCCAGCACCAGCGAGGCCGCCATGCTGCCCCAGAAGAGTCCTGAGGTCAGGCCGGCATCCATCGCTCCCGGGATCAGCAGCATCAGCGCGTTGTCGATGACTTCCATAACTACAATCGAGAGCGTATCGGCGGCGAACGCCAACGCCAGGGCGGTTCTCACCGCCAGACCCGACTTGAGAAGCGGCATCAGGGTCAGTGAGTAGCCGAAAATAAAGGCCAAAATCACCGAAAGCGCGACCGTGGTCCAATTGCCCCAACCGAGCGCCGGGCCGATGACCATGCCGAGGATTTCGCCAATGGCACAGCCGGTCAGGCAGTGAATCGTGGCGCTGAACGCCAGGCGGCTCAGCG encodes:
- a CDS encoding DUF4396 domain-containing protein translates to MEHTMQHHHHQATAMASAGSLSRLAFSATIHCLTGCAIGEILGMVIGPALGWGNWTTVALSVILAFIFGYSLTLMPLLKSGLAVRTALALAFAADTLSIVVMEVIDNALMLLIPGAMDAGLTSGLFWGSMAASLVLAGAAAFPVNRWLIARGRGHAIVHAHH